A single genomic interval of Flavihumibacter rivuli harbors:
- a CDS encoding tetratricopeptide repeat protein, translating to MRKLLTIACCGLSTLAAAQSIDEAKQLIYYDRLESAENILQKIRESGEEKDVLYWLSEVYFEKDSISKAKELLLQPSDAGMLNTPLNKVALGKLLLQEGKVDEAKGLFEEALKDSRHKDAEVVKAIMEAQVETRSGDPDYAINVFESVKKKSVDARFYTLIGDAYRKKGDGGEAAKAYMNALLEDDKFAEAAYKLGKIYLTQQNTEMFLKHFNKAIAADPNYAPAYYELYYYYYFRDVNKAKEYLDQYIAHTDPSEEHQLMQADLLFVSGKYDETINSVRSLIEEKTNAVKPRLLKMMAYSFDAKGDATQALQYIDQYFQKAPDSSIVAKDHDLKASLLAKMAQDSLAIDAWTKALQLDTVNKYRIGYMQNIASLYKKQNLRSNEAAWLGKIYQEKEDANNLDIYNWGLAHYAANEFQLADSVFSIYVNKYPEQVYGYYWRARSRAQVDSTMEQGLAYDDYRKVTEIAAADPQKNKSLLIQSYGYLGAFDANTKKDYPLALEWFEKILALDPDNQDAQKFSGILKKWVADGGPK from the coding sequence ATGAGAAAACTACTGACCATTGCCTGCTGTGGCTTAAGTACCCTCGCTGCAGCTCAATCCATTGATGAGGCCAAACAACTGATCTACTATGATCGCCTCGAAAGTGCCGAGAACATTCTCCAGAAGATCAGGGAAAGTGGGGAGGAGAAAGATGTGTTGTATTGGCTAAGTGAGGTCTATTTTGAAAAAGACAGCATCAGCAAAGCAAAAGAATTGTTATTGCAGCCCTCTGATGCTGGCATGCTGAATACACCACTCAATAAAGTGGCGCTGGGCAAGTTATTGCTGCAGGAAGGTAAGGTCGATGAAGCAAAAGGCCTGTTTGAAGAGGCCCTGAAAGATTCCCGCCATAAGGACGCAGAAGTAGTGAAGGCCATTATGGAAGCACAGGTGGAAACCAGGTCCGGCGACCCGGATTATGCCATCAATGTTTTCGAATCGGTAAAGAAAAAATCTGTTGACGCCAGGTTCTATACCCTTATCGGCGATGCCTATCGGAAAAAAGGTGATGGGGGAGAAGCGGCTAAAGCCTATATGAATGCCCTTCTTGAAGATGATAAATTTGCTGAAGCTGCCTATAAACTTGGCAAGATCTACCTTACCCAGCAGAACACCGAAATGTTCCTGAAACATTTCAACAAGGCCATAGCAGCAGACCCGAATTATGCACCGGCATATTATGAGTTATACTATTACTATTATTTCCGGGATGTGAACAAGGCAAAGGAATACCTCGACCAATACATAGCGCATACGGATCCTTCTGAAGAACACCAGTTGATGCAGGCCGACCTATTGTTTGTTTCCGGAAAATATGATGAGACCATTAATTCGGTCAGGAGCCTGATAGAAGAAAAAACGAATGCCGTAAAACCCAGGCTGCTTAAAATGATGGCCTACTCATTCGATGCCAAGGGCGACGCTACCCAGGCTTTGCAATACATTGACCAATATTTCCAAAAAGCCCCAGACAGCAGCATCGTTGCCAAGGACCATGACCTTAAAGCTTCATTATTGGCAAAGATGGCCCAGGACTCCCTGGCCATTGATGCCTGGACAAAGGCCCTTCAATTGGACACGGTCAATAAATACCGCATCGGCTATATGCAAAATATTGCCAGCCTATATAAAAAGCAGAACCTTCGCAGCAATGAAGCTGCATGGCTGGGAAAGATCTACCAGGAGAAAGAAGATGCCAATAACCTCGACATCTATAACTGGGGACTTGCCCATTATGCGGCGAATGAATTCCAATTGGCGGATAGTGTTTTTAGTATCTATGTAAACAAATACCCGGAACAGGTTTATGGCTATTACTGGAGGGCGAGGAGCAGGGCACAGGTAGACAGTACCATGGAACAGGGCCTTGCCTATGATGACTACAGGAAGGTTACAGAGATCGCCGCGGCCGACCCGCAGAAGAACAAGAGCCTCCTTATCCAGTCCTATGGATACCTTGGTGCATTTGATGCCAATACAAAGAAAGATTATCCCCTGGCACTTGAGTGGTTTGAAAAAATACTCGCCCTGGATCCCGATAACCAGGATGCCCAGAAATTCAGCGGTATCCTGAAGAAATGGGTGGCTGATGGCGGTCCAAAATAA
- a CDS encoding universal stress protein codes for MEKLFKQVAIVVDQDDALVKNLENLVSLTREWQSSFHLIYVVERPAFSFKNIWKGYANGRTQPFDTAEHRLKEYQEKLKKLLPEGTRIHCYCKEGKPLWLIRNYIHENQIDLLLLLQSGSRFKRQPIRFSQLVGKINCPMIMVPLHKKDYDFKNIVLPISHELPLKKIMIASFLAGKKNDARIHLLALQEQDAKRQRTENPYLFKTYQLIRDNTTLTVECHPVDGDNLAAPTLEYARKVNADLILVKPGSETSPPGIFHRLLSKFNFSSSGIPVMTI; via the coding sequence ATGGAAAAACTTTTCAAGCAGGTAGCAATAGTAGTTGACCAGGATGACGCCCTGGTGAAGAATCTGGAGAACCTGGTGTCACTCACCAGGGAATGGCAATCTTCATTCCACCTGATATATGTGGTGGAAAGACCAGCCTTCTCTTTCAAGAATATTTGGAAGGGTTATGCTAATGGCCGAACCCAACCCTTCGATACTGCTGAACATAGGTTGAAGGAATACCAGGAGAAACTGAAGAAGCTTTTACCTGAAGGCACACGTATCCATTGTTATTGCAAGGAAGGAAAGCCTTTATGGTTGATCCGTAATTACATTCATGAAAACCAGATCGACCTCCTGCTTTTGTTGCAGTCGGGCAGCCGTTTCAAAAGGCAGCCGATACGGTTCTCCCAGCTGGTGGGTAAAATCAATTGCCCTATGATCATGGTTCCCCTGCACAAGAAGGACTATGATTTTAAGAACATCGTCCTGCCGATCAGCCACGAACTGCCCCTTAAAAAGATCATGATCGCCAGTTTCCTTGCCGGTAAAAAGAATGACGCCAGGATCCATTTACTGGCCCTGCAGGAACAGGATGCCAAAAGACAGAGAACCGAAAACCCCTATTTGTTCAAAACCTATCAACTGATCAGGGACAATACCACCTTAACTGTAGAATGTCATCCGGTAGATGGAGACAACCTCGCTGCCCCCACCCTGGAATATGCAAGGAAAGTCAATGCCGATTTGATACTGGTCAAACCCGGTTCAGAAACATCCCCTCCCGGTATCTTCCATCGGCTATTATCAAAATTCAATTTTTCATCATCCGGTATTCCGGTAATGACAATCTAA
- a CDS encoding glycosyltransferase, producing the protein MVTVIIPALNEEKTVGKVVRYCLQHEVVTEVIVVDDQSEDKTREVAESAGAKVIISATRGKGSSMEDGIKAASNEFLVFLDGDIDPYPQPTIFLLTDPLLRDEVDFVKAGFSRNAGRVTELVAKPLINIFYPGLARFEQPLSGMIAGKKKFFQRIRFFSDYGVDIGILIDMYLMQARMKEVCIGYIENKSKPWQALGKMSYEVTRAIIAKSVLQMDDVVAVGGKEVLNRISSEMKNMLPSAFFRQNKMVLIDADKLVMEKDFNFLIAERLGLQREMKNLVEKEKDPSTFTKKIATLLKGASINLILQTASETGIRENIVDQVQELKAMGVLVGVISNHNSYVAEYCKNVLGADFSIGNHLESFEGLTTGEVRIPSCFYTSNLSLFGQAISKTNTIPHLCNRFQVLQENCYTAGFGLGKHDISNDGLHRAFATVELLVAELRSEMALIDQDEKGITLAY; encoded by the coding sequence ATGGTAACTGTTATCATCCCAGCATTGAACGAGGAAAAGACTGTAGGCAAGGTAGTACGCTACTGCCTGCAGCATGAAGTTGTTACCGAAGTAATTGTTGTTGACGACCAGTCGGAAGACAAGACCAGGGAAGTAGCCGAAAGCGCCGGCGCGAAAGTCATCATTAGTGCAACAAGGGGTAAGGGCAGTTCCATGGAAGACGGCATTAAAGCTGCCAGCAACGAGTTCCTTGTCTTTCTTGATGGTGATATAGACCCTTATCCACAACCCACCATATTCCTGCTGACGGATCCATTGCTGCGCGATGAAGTAGATTTCGTGAAAGCAGGATTCTCGCGCAATGCAGGAAGGGTAACAGAACTGGTGGCAAAGCCTTTGATCAATATTTTCTATCCCGGCCTGGCGCGTTTCGAGCAACCTTTAAGCGGAATGATAGCAGGAAAGAAAAAATTCTTCCAGCGCATCCGGTTCTTTTCTGATTACGGTGTGGATATCGGTATCCTGATCGATATGTACCTGATGCAAGCCAGGATGAAGGAAGTATGTATCGGTTATATCGAAAACAAAAGCAAGCCCTGGCAGGCGCTCGGTAAAATGAGTTATGAAGTGACGAGGGCCATCATTGCAAAATCAGTCCTACAGATGGATGATGTGGTAGCCGTTGGCGGAAAGGAAGTATTGAACCGCATCTCCTCAGAAATGAAGAACATGTTGCCTTCTGCATTCTTCCGCCAAAACAAAATGGTGTTGATAGACGCAGATAAACTGGTCATGGAAAAGGATTTCAATTTCCTCATTGCGGAAAGACTAGGCCTTCAAAGAGAAATGAAGAACCTGGTGGAAAAAGAAAAGGACCCTTCCACTTTCACCAAGAAAATTGCCACCCTATTGAAGGGAGCAAGTATCAACCTCATCCTGCAAACTGCCTCCGAAACAGGCATCCGGGAAAATATCGTGGACCAGGTACAGGAATTGAAAGCAATGGGCGTGTTGGTAGGTGTTATCAGCAACCATAATTCCTATGTAGCGGAATATTGTAAGAACGTACTGGGGGCAGACTTCAGCATTGGTAACCACCTCGAGTCTTTTGAAGGATTGACCACAGGTGAGGTGAGGATTCCATCCTGTTTTTATACCAGTAACCTGAGCCTTTTTGGTCAGGCCATTTCCAAAACCAATACCATTCCCCACCTGTGTAACAGGTTCCAGGTCCTTCAGGAAAATTGCTATACTGCCGGATTTGGATTAGGGAAACATGATATCTCCAATGATGGTTTGCATCGAGCCTTCGCAACAGTTGAATTGTTGGTTGCGGAACTACGGAGTGAAATGGCACTTATTGACCAGGATGAGAAGGGAATTACGCTGGCCTATTAA
- a CDS encoding HAMP domain-containing sensor histidine kinase, with the protein MKIRTKITLLFTILVTALLLLLAWFVYYLSSVQRKDTFRQRLQSRASNSAQLYIILGDTSKSLLDRIEASNARLFSRKSLHVYDSSGRPLYIFNASPNDAFKLSQDNLNTIISKKETGFSIDDRDAYGLLHKDARHHFIVVATAYDLDGHGWLSRLKQILLFSTLFGTSLSMLIGYLFSRQLLLPIANIIDEVNNISSHNLSQRIDAGSGQDELRQLADTFNELLNRLQVSFTTQRRFISNASHELNTPLTSISSQLEITLRKERSVAEYKAVLESVQEDVQQMRQLTKSLLEIAKTGSQGSIELKEVRLDEVLLKVTSAVQKISQDYQVILSFSEIPEDEKRCVVFGNADLLFSALKNIVENGCKYSNDHTSNVFLNFKENELIIEIRNRGDVITADEIDNIFLPFYRSPKTQSGKGFGLGLALAKRIIGIHKGSIDVDSDVVKGTCFTVSIPNINSYNSN; encoded by the coding sequence GTGAAGATCAGAACCAAAATAACCTTACTGTTCACGATACTGGTCACAGCCTTATTATTATTGCTGGCCTGGTTCGTTTATTATCTTTCCTCTGTCCAAAGAAAGGACACCTTCCGCCAGCGACTCCAAAGCAGGGCAAGTAATTCTGCCCAATTGTATATCATCCTGGGCGATACCAGCAAAAGCCTGCTCGACAGGATCGAAGCGAGCAATGCCAGGCTGTTTTCGAGAAAATCATTACATGTTTATGATTCTTCCGGAAGGCCTTTGTACATTTTCAACGCATCCCCCAATGATGCGTTCAAGCTTTCGCAGGATAACCTCAATACGATCATCAGCAAAAAGGAAACCGGCTTCAGCATAGATGATCGCGATGCCTATGGATTATTGCATAAAGACGCCAGGCACCATTTTATTGTGGTGGCCACCGCCTATGACCTTGATGGGCATGGATGGCTTTCCAGGTTAAAACAGATCCTCCTGTTCAGCACACTCTTCGGCACGTCATTATCCATGTTGATCGGTTACCTGTTCTCCCGCCAACTGCTGCTCCCAATTGCCAATATTATTGATGAGGTAAACAATATTTCCTCCCACAACCTTTCCCAAAGGATCGATGCAGGCAGCGGACAGGATGAATTGAGGCAATTGGCTGATACCTTTAACGAATTGCTCAATCGCCTGCAGGTATCCTTTACCACACAGCGCCGCTTCATTTCCAATGCTTCCCATGAATTGAATACGCCTTTGACATCGATCTCCAGCCAGTTGGAAATCACCCTTAGGAAGGAAAGAAGTGTTGCAGAGTATAAAGCAGTACTGGAGTCTGTACAGGAAGATGTGCAGCAAATGCGACAGCTGACCAAGAGTCTGCTGGAAATTGCCAAGACCGGATCACAGGGAAGTATTGAATTGAAAGAGGTACGCCTCGATGAAGTGTTGTTGAAAGTTACCAGCGCTGTACAAAAAATTTCACAGGACTACCAGGTCATCCTTAGCTTTAGTGAAATTCCGGAAGACGAAAAGCGCTGTGTAGTATTTGGTAATGCAGACCTGCTTTTCAGCGCATTGAAAAATATTGTGGAGAACGGATGCAAATATTCCAATGACCATACCAGTAACGTATTCCTCAATTTCAAGGAGAACGAACTGATCATTGAGATCAGGAACAGGGGGGATGTGATCACCGCAGATGAAATTGACAATATTTTCCTTCCTTTTTACCGCTCCCCCAAGACACAGTCAGGCAAAGGGTTTGGCCTTGGACTCGCATTGGCCAAACGTATCATTGGTATCCACAAAGGAAGCATAGACGTTGATTCTGATGTAGTTAAAGGAACCTGTTTCACTGTCAGCATCCCCAATATCAATAGCTACAACTCGAATTAA
- a CDS encoding response regulator transcription factor encodes MQDISILLVEDERKIAETLKKGLEEQQYTVQIAYDGNMGKKLFDNEHFDLVIADINLPGINGYELLHHIRQVNQHIPVLLLTALNGIDDKVEGFNSGADDYIVKPFDFVELLVRIRALLKRAQYNMPIGNTIRVGDLLMNIDSKEVSRAGKPIQLTAKEFQLLEYMIKNKNRVVSRADIALNVWDIDFDTGTNVIDVYVNFLRKKIDRDFDQKLIHTQVGMGYVLKENS; translated from the coding sequence ATGCAGGATATTTCCATTTTATTGGTCGAAGATGAGCGAAAGATTGCCGAAACCCTGAAAAAAGGCCTGGAAGAACAGCAGTACACTGTCCAGATCGCCTACGACGGGAACATGGGTAAGAAACTGTTCGATAACGAGCATTTCGACCTGGTGATCGCAGATATCAATCTTCCCGGCATCAATGGTTACGAATTACTCCACCATATCCGCCAGGTAAACCAGCATATCCCGGTACTTTTATTGACAGCACTGAACGGAATAGATGATAAGGTTGAGGGCTTCAATTCCGGCGCAGATGATTATATTGTGAAACCCTTCGATTTTGTGGAACTCCTCGTTAGGATCCGGGCATTATTGAAGCGGGCACAATATAACATGCCGATCGGCAATACGATCAGGGTAGGAGACCTGTTGATGAATATCGATAGTAAGGAAGTATCAAGGGCTGGTAAACCCATTCAGTTGACCGCAAAAGAATTCCAGCTCCTCGAATACATGATCAAGAACAAGAACAGGGTGGTGTCACGTGCCGATATAGCCTTGAATGTATGGGATATTGATTTTGACACCGGTACCAATGTTATTGATGTTTATGTGAACTTCCTCCGTAAAAAGATCGACAGGGATTTTGACCAGAAACTGATCCACACCCAGGTTGGCATGGGGTATGTGCTGAAAGAAAACAGCTAG
- a CDS encoding TIGR00341 family protein, with translation MSALLRKIKWFFWDRFNLMEDTDEFENIIEALSKGVDFKGTNLWILIFAIFIASIGLNVNATAVIIGAMLISPLMGPIMGFGLGVGIYDFELVKRALRNLAIAALLSLCTSTLYFLISPIHDAASELLARTQPTTYDVLIAFLGGLAGVVAATRKEKSNVIPGVAIATALMPPLCTAGYGLANGEWKYLMGALYLFFINSVFISLATILIVRFLKFPKVKYVNDEERKKVRSYILSISLLTLVPSIYFGYNIIQQNIYLKNASSFIEKEMSFGFSQLVKSEINTKARVISLVYIGAPLTDSLINSRKQRMPEYNLTNTQCKIRQISISDSLQVNLLKNAIREDLKGNQELSLSMEERLSRLEEAQAVMKMDTTPRNAALLQELASFNSNIKALAVEPTIIEGPSGSDTAYLVFLELRIPLNKNETQSINQWLSARLKSENIKVFSEIKP, from the coding sequence ATGAGTGCCTTACTTCGAAAGATCAAATGGTTCTTTTGGGACAGGTTTAACCTGATGGAAGATACAGATGAGTTTGAAAATATTATCGAAGCTTTAAGTAAGGGTGTTGACTTCAAAGGAACAAATTTATGGATCCTCATCTTTGCCATATTTATAGCCTCAATTGGACTAAATGTTAACGCTACTGCGGTGATCATTGGGGCGATGCTGATCTCTCCTTTAATGGGACCAATCATGGGTTTCGGCCTTGGGGTAGGGATCTATGATTTTGAGCTGGTCAAAAGGGCTTTACGTAACCTGGCCATCGCAGCCTTACTCAGTCTTTGTACCTCTACCCTTTACTTCCTTATTTCCCCCATCCATGATGCAGCGTCAGAGTTATTGGCAAGAACGCAGCCAACTACCTATGATGTCTTAATCGCATTTTTGGGCGGGTTGGCAGGAGTTGTGGCGGCTACAAGAAAGGAAAAGAGTAATGTTATTCCAGGCGTTGCAATTGCCACGGCACTAATGCCCCCGCTTTGCACGGCAGGTTATGGATTGGCTAACGGTGAGTGGAAATACTTAATGGGAGCCCTCTACCTGTTTTTTATCAATAGCGTTTTCATCAGTTTGGCTACCATCCTAATTGTCAGGTTCCTGAAGTTCCCCAAGGTAAAGTACGTTAATGATGAAGAGCGGAAAAAGGTTCGCAGTTATATTTTGAGCATATCCTTACTAACCCTGGTACCTAGCATATATTTTGGCTATAACATTATTCAACAAAATATTTACCTGAAAAACGCAAGTTCTTTTATAGAGAAGGAAATGTCCTTTGGGTTTTCACAGTTGGTCAAATCAGAAATCAATACTAAAGCAAGGGTGATCTCGCTGGTATATATCGGTGCTCCCTTAACAGATAGCCTAATAAATAGCCGGAAACAAAGAATGCCCGAGTATAATTTGACCAATACCCAATGCAAGATCAGGCAAATTAGTATTAGCGACAGCCTTCAGGTTAACCTGCTCAAAAATGCCATAAGGGAAGACCTCAAGGGTAATCAGGAGTTAAGCCTGTCCATGGAAGAGCGGCTGTCCCGACTGGAAGAAGCGCAGGCTGTCATGAAAATGGATACCACGCCCCGTAATGCTGCATTACTGCAAGAGCTGGCCAGCTTTAACAGCAATATCAAAGCCCTGGCCGTGGAACCAACCATAATAGAAGGGCCTTCAGGCTCAGATACTGCCTACCTGGTATTCCTTGAACTAAGAATACCCCTTAATAAAAACGAGACCCAGTCCATTAACCAATGGCTTTCCGCAAGGCTGAAGAGTGAGAATATCAAGGTGTTTTCCGAGATAAAACCTTGA
- a CDS encoding chloride channel protein, which translates to MLLKLSRPVVARYQAFIGWMRLKLNRVQFMVYTAILTGIVTGLAAVGLKSVVHLLQEFISQPGSRKFTFAIFPILGLIITVIITRLFFNGFIEKGIGMVLRSVARKNAFIPLSDTYKHLVTASITVGMGGSAGLEAPIVATGSAIGSNTARIHQLDFKERSLILACGAAAGISAVFNAPVAGVIFAIEILLTETIVSYFIPLIIASVTGALCSHIILKESILFNFKLKQAFDYHNVPFYILLGLMAGFTSLYYARVFKKTEHGVHQLIKNPYLKALIAGCLLAILIIAFPPLLGEGYPTVGFLANGEPEKIIQAFLYQFEPGMWGLLLIAGAIILLKPVAAGITIGGGGNGGNFAPSLFVGAYLGFFLSRITNLTKWFSLPEGNFSLAGMAGVLSGIMYCPLTAIFLIAEITNGYELFIPLMIVSSISFFIVKHFEPYSMETKKLVREGQVFTHKKEDNILQQMHLGELVQDEYERIGIDKKLSDLVALIKSSNKNIFAVVNNEGKFQGIIELNDIKKTLFEPRLFERTTVKELMKKPPATIFENESMKKAMDKMDYTQSWYLPVLDKDKRFLGFLSKTRIFEKYRESLAGKADLYDEEEHEP; encoded by the coding sequence ATGTTATTGAAACTGTCAAGACCAGTAGTTGCGAGGTACCAGGCCTTTATCGGCTGGATGCGGCTTAAACTGAATCGTGTTCAGTTCATGGTGTATACGGCAATCCTGACAGGGATTGTTACTGGCCTGGCTGCCGTTGGTTTAAAATCGGTGGTCCACCTGCTGCAGGAGTTCATTTCCCAACCAGGTTCAAGGAAATTCACATTTGCCATCTTCCCCATACTTGGACTGATCATAACGGTGATCATCACCCGCCTTTTTTTCAACGGGTTCATTGAGAAAGGTATTGGAATGGTGTTAAGGTCAGTGGCCCGGAAGAACGCTTTTATCCCACTTTCAGATACTTACAAACACCTTGTCACCGCATCTATTACGGTAGGCATGGGCGGCTCCGCAGGTCTTGAGGCACCCATTGTAGCGACCGGCTCAGCCATTGGGTCAAATACCGCCAGGATACATCAGTTAGATTTTAAGGAGAGAAGTTTGATCCTTGCTTGCGGTGCAGCTGCAGGTATTTCGGCAGTTTTCAATGCCCCTGTGGCCGGGGTAATCTTTGCCATTGAGATACTGTTGACCGAAACCATTGTCAGTTATTTCATCCCGCTCATTATTGCTTCTGTTACCGGCGCATTATGCTCCCATATCATTTTAAAAGAGAGCATTCTTTTCAACTTCAAACTAAAGCAGGCATTTGATTACCATAATGTACCATTCTATATCCTCCTTGGACTGATGGCAGGGTTCACGTCACTCTATTATGCCAGGGTATTCAAGAAAACCGAACACGGTGTACACCAGCTCATCAAAAATCCCTATTTGAAAGCACTGATCGCAGGCTGCTTATTGGCTATCCTGATCATTGCTTTTCCCCCACTTTTAGGGGAGGGCTATCCTACTGTCGGCTTCCTCGCCAATGGTGAACCTGAAAAGATCATCCAGGCCTTCCTCTACCAGTTCGAGCCGGGCATGTGGGGATTATTACTGATTGCCGGCGCCATTATCCTATTAAAACCGGTAGCGGCCGGTATTACCATTGGCGGGGGTGGCAATGGCGGAAATTTTGCACCATCCCTGTTTGTGGGCGCCTATCTGGGTTTTTTCCTTTCACGTATTACCAATCTCACCAAATGGTTCAGTTTACCGGAAGGCAACTTTAGCCTTGCCGGTATGGCCGGGGTTTTAAGCGGCATAATGTATTGTCCGCTTACTGCCATCTTCCTCATTGCTGAGATCACCAATGGGTATGAATTGTTCATTCCCCTGATGATCGTTTCTTCCATTTCTTTTTTCATCGTGAAGCATTTTGAGCCTTATTCAATGGAAACAAAAAAACTGGTTCGCGAAGGGCAGGTATTCACCCACAAAAAAGAAGACAATATCCTTCAGCAAATGCACCTTGGGGAACTGGTTCAGGATGAATATGAACGGATCGGGATCGATAAGAAACTCTCTGACCTGGTAGCATTGATCAAATCTTCCAACAAGAACATCTTTGCGGTGGTTAACAATGAGGGAAAATTCCAGGGCATCATTGAACTGAATGATATCAAAAAGACCTTGTTCGAACCCAGGTTATTTGAAAGGACAACAGTCAAGGAACTGATGAAGAAACCCCCGGCAACTATTTTTGAAAATGAATCCATGAAGAAGGCCATGGATAAAATGGATTACACCCAGTCATGGTACCTGCCTGTACTGGACAAGGACAAACGCTTTCTTGGCTTTCTATCCAAAACCAGGATTTTTGAAAAATACCGGGAATCACTGGCCGGAAAGGCTGATCTTTATGATGAAGAAGAACATGAACCCTAA
- a CDS encoding methionine aminotransferase gives MRRIDSKLPLVGTTIFTTMSALATEYNAINLGQGFPDFPMDKSLTSLVNAAMENDFNQYAPMPGLPALREAIAEKVLLCYGTLINPGTEVTITPGGTYAIYTALTTILNKGDEVIVLEPAYDSYVPNILVNGAKPVLVPLDPSNFSINWDAVRNAVSPATRAIIINSPHNPTGAILREEDIIQLTHLVEEHDLFIISDEVYEHLIFDGRPHLSMLKYPRLLQRSFVCFSFGKVYHCTGWKMGYCIAPEAMMKEFRKVHQFNCFSCHTPSQVALASYLKNPSAYLELGSFLQKKRDHFTDLMSTTRFNLLPSYGSYFICASYGRISDESAAEFAIRLTKETGVATIPVSAFYQDGFDGKLLRFCFAKKESTLETAVAKLQKI, from the coding sequence ATGCGAAGGATCGACTCCAAATTACCACTGGTGGGTACAACCATTTTTACCACCATGAGCGCTCTAGCAACTGAATACAATGCCATCAACCTCGGGCAGGGATTTCCTGACTTCCCCATGGACAAATCGCTCACAAGCCTTGTCAATGCAGCCATGGAAAATGATTTCAACCAATATGCCCCCATGCCTGGTCTTCCTGCACTCCGCGAAGCCATTGCAGAAAAGGTCTTATTGTGTTATGGCACCCTGATCAACCCCGGAACAGAGGTCACCATCACACCCGGCGGAACCTATGCCATCTATACCGCACTGACCACGATCCTCAATAAAGGTGATGAGGTTATTGTTCTCGAGCCCGCTTACGACAGTTATGTCCCCAATATCCTTGTCAATGGGGCAAAGCCTGTACTGGTACCACTTGACCCTTCCAATTTCAGCATCAACTGGGATGCGGTGAGGAATGCCGTAAGTCCAGCTACCAGGGCCATCATCATCAATTCGCCACATAACCCAACCGGCGCCATCCTTAGGGAAGAAGATATTATCCAGCTCACCCATTTGGTGGAGGAGCATGACCTATTTATCATTAGTGATGAAGTATATGAACACCTGATCTTCGACGGACGGCCACACCTGAGTATGCTGAAGTATCCCCGTTTGTTGCAACGCAGCTTCGTTTGTTTCTCTTTCGGGAAAGTATACCACTGCACAGGATGGAAGATGGGCTACTGCATTGCCCCGGAGGCCATGATGAAGGAATTCAGGAAGGTTCACCAGTTCAACTGTTTTAGCTGCCATACCCCTTCACAAGTGGCGCTGGCCAGCTACCTGAAAAATCCTTCGGCCTACCTGGAATTAGGTAGCTTCCTGCAAAAGAAGCGGGATCATTTCACCGACCTGATGTCAACTACGAGGTTCAACCTCCTGCCTTCCTACGGAAGTTATTTTATCTGCGCTTCCTATGGCCGGATATCGGATGAGTCCGCTGCCGAATTTGCCATCAGGTTGACAAAGGAGACTGGTGTGGCTACCATACCCGTCTCCGCATTCTACCAGGATGGCTTTGATGGGAAGCTTTTGCGCTTCTGCTTTGCCAAAAAGGAATCCACACTTGAAACGGCAGTAGCCAAATTGCAAAAGATCTGA